ATTACGTGCCTGGCCATCCCGTCGATGTCCGTTTCTTTTCGTATGCGGGTGAATAGTTCGTGGGAGAAATAGGCGTTCTTCGAAAAATAGAACGCGAAGCGGTGGCCGCGGCTCTTGTGCAGATGTGCGGGAAGAGAGTCGCGCAGTTTGTGGAGCACCGTTATGAAGATTTCGCGTACGTCGATGGCGTGCACGCGCTCGACGCCCGCAAGGAGTTCCGTGCAGAGCATGAATATCCACGGGGATTTCACGGCCTCGCGCCCGATCATGACCGCGTCGCATCCGGTCTCGCCCAGGCGCGCGACGGCGCCGACGGGCGAGATGATGTCGCCGTTACCGATCACCGGGATGCGGAGCGATTCTTTAAGGAGCAGAACGAGCTTCCAGTCCGCTTTGCGGCGAAAGCCCAGCCTGCCGTGGCGCGGATGAAGCGTGATGTGGTCCACTCCCTCGGACTCAAGCATGCGCGCGAACTCGACCAGGCGCACGGGGTCGCTCGAGTCGTAACCCGCGCGCATCTTGACTGAAAGTTTTATGGAAACGGCCCTGCGGCAGGCGCGCACGATCTCCCGCGCGCGGTCCGGGTTCCCGAGCAGCCGCGCGCCGGCGCCGGTCTTGGCGATGTCGGGGGCCGAACAGCCCATGTTGATGTCCACCGCCCAGCATCCGCGCTCCTGGAGCATGCGCGCGGCATTGGCCATCACCTTCGGCTCGGTGCCGACGATCTGGTAGCCGAAGGGCTCCTCGAATTCGCGTTTAAGAACAAGGGGCTCGTTATGCTTCGACCTGGCGACGATGGCGGCGGCCGAAAGCATCTCCGAGCACAGCACGACCCCGCCTCCGAAGCCTTTTATGGTTTCGCGAAGCGCCGGTGTGGTGAGCTCGGCCATGGGGGCGCAGAAGAAACGGGCGGGCAGGGTCATCACTCGTAGGCCGGTTTTCCGTAGACCTCTTCGTAGGCCCGGCAATAGGGGCAGATGCGGCGTTCGAGTTTCACGAGGCGGTAAAGGAAGCCGCGGCCCTTTTTACGGGCGCGGGTGCAGACAGGGCATTCGTTCTTGCAGACGCCGGCCCTTTTTTTAAGCCTTTCGTCGCTGCTCATGGGTATACATCCTTCCGGTTCGTTAATTCAATGCCCGATATTTCGGGGGTGTGGCCGCGTGCGGTCAATTCATTTTTATGAGCTCAAGTGGCGCGGTTTGGGGCTGATTTTTATTTTTTCTTGACGAAACATTCACGGCGTTCCAGATACAATAGTGTTGCCGGAGGATTCGGGAGCGATTTTCGATACCGGCGATGAAGCGGATCCGTTTACTGGAGAAAGCCTGATGAAACGATCGATCGCACTGGTCTCACTGTTTCTCGTCGCGGGATGCGCCCGCGCACCGGAGAAGCTTGAATCGCCCCGACTGGTGATTCAAACGACGATCAAAGACAACAGCGTGTATTTTACATTGAACCTGGCGGGGGGCCTCCGGAACGAGAACAGCGACAGGGTCTTTTTCGATTATTCGGCCGACGTGGTGTTCAGCGAGAAGGGGAAGGCGCTTCCGGAGTCGCCGTTCAATCCCGTGCGCGTCTCGGTGCCGGCGATATTCCCGTTCGAAACGGTCCCGGTCTCGGTGATCGCCAGCGGTACCGAGAAGGACGTACGGCCGCTCCTGGACATGCTCGAGATCAGCTACGACGAGGTGGTTAAAAGCGGGGCGACCGAAGAGATATACGTGCCGGACGAGGATATAGAGCTTAAGCGCGTGACGTTTCGCCGGGAAAACATACATTCCGTACTGAAAGGGAAGGCTCATGAAAAAAATTGACGACTCGGGGCTTTATCTCTGGTTTGCCCTTATAACCCTCGGCATAGCCCTTGTGTGCGGTGGGATCGCCGGTTATTCCATGCTTCGTGTCGAGCCGAAGATAAGCGCCCTTCTTGCGGCCGAGAACGATGTGGCCGCGGCGTATAAAGAGGCCTACCTTATGCTTCGCGATCCGCAGATCTTCGCGCGCTACGAGAATTTCGACGTCGCCGCGCAGCCGGTGAAGTTTATTTTGCGCGATTTTGACCGGCGGGTGTCCGGCGGCGAGGAGCTTGCAAAAGACGACGGGTTGTATCTGGGTATATTGCTCGAGCGCCGCCAGCTTGGCTCGGCGCTTACCCGCAACACCGCGGTGTTCTTCGCGCTCCTCTCGGCGCTCGGCCTGGGCCTGTTTCTTTACGAGCGTCGTTCTCTGAAAAAGTGACAGGCGTACATTCGCCGATGAATGGCGTCGCCGTGAGATCGCGGCGGCGCCGGAAACGTTCGAATCTTTTTTCCCGCGACGTCGGACTGGAATCCTTTAACCCAGCGCAACATCGAGAATCATCATTATCGTAAATCCCACCATTACCCCCATGGTGGCCAGGTCGCC
The DNA window shown above is from Spirochaetota bacterium and carries:
- a CDS encoding tRNA-dihydrouridine synthase family protein, which translates into the protein MTLPARFFCAPMAELTTPALRETIKGFGGGVVLCSEMLSAAAIVARSKHNEPLVLKREFEEPFGYQIVGTEPKVMANAARMLQERGCWAVDINMGCSAPDIAKTGAGARLLGNPDRAREIVRACRRAVSIKLSVKMRAGYDSSDPVRLVEFARMLESEGVDHITLHPRHGRLGFRRKADWKLVLLLKESLRIPVIGNGDIISPVGAVARLGETGCDAVMIGREAVKSPWIFMLCTELLAGVERVHAIDVREIFITVLHKLRDSLPAHLHKSRGHRFAFYFSKNAYFSHELFTRIRKETDIDGMARHVMDYYDAHPDEATLVIRPGKARDDAAAG